One region of Corvus moneduloides isolate bCorMon1 chromosome 1, bCorMon1.pri, whole genome shotgun sequence genomic DNA includes:
- the ZNF830 gene encoding zinc finger protein 830: protein MAAAGAGAGRKQVRQEELRRLMREKQRQNAGKKRIDSPFAKYNSLGHLSCSLCNAPVKGELLWQTHVLGKQHRERVAELKGTKQTATGSAAGTSSHPVKRKTVETENTDLKRVKGTDEKPHTSSSGLPADFFDEAEQDSTKVQLSKGPGPSLLSGNYDDDDDDEEEEQEQSSKSSVVHKTEIPPPAQDVIANSLPADFFDTKTPAAPIVSHSGSIQKAEIQEKVVERKENTAEALPEGFFDDPEVDAKVRKVDAPKDQMDKEWDEFQKAMRQVNTISEAIVAEDDEEGRLDRQIGEIDEQIECYRRVELLRNRQDEMKEKLKEAMRLRAAQEKEEEDAGSEDEEELQDLLSQDWRVKGALL, encoded by the exons AtggcggcggccggggcgggcgcggggcggaAGCAAGTGCGGCAGGAGGAGCTGCGCCGCCTCATGCGGGAGAAGCAGCGCCAGAACGCGGGCAAGAAGCGCATCGACTCGCCCTTCGCCAA GTACAACAGCCTGGGGcacctgagctgctccctgtgcaaCGCGCCCGTGAAGGGCGAGCTGCTGTGGCAGACCCACGTCCTGGGCAAGCAGCACCGCGAG agAGTTGCAGAATTAAAAGGCACAAAGCAGACGGCCActggctcagctgctggcacatcATCTCATCctgtcaaaagaaaaacagttgagacagaaaatacagacCTAAAGAGAGTAAAAG GTACAGATGAAAAGCCCCACACGTCTTCGTCTGG GCTGCCAGCAGATTTTTTTGATGAAGCGGAGCAAGACAGCACCAAGGTCCAGCTTTCCAAGGGCCCAGGTCCCAGTTTATTGTCGGGGAATTACGACGACGACGATgatgatgaagaggaggaaCAAGAACAGTCAAGCAAATCTTCTGTTGTCCATAAGACTGAAATTCCACCTCCAGCTCAAGACGTAATAGCCAATTCTCTGCCTGCAG ACTTTTTTGACACCAAAACTCCAGCTGCTCCTATAGTTTCCCATTCAGGATCCATACAGAAAGCAGAGATACAAGAGAAAGTAGTCGAAAG gaaagaaaacactgctgaaGCTTTGCCAGAGGGTTTCTTTGATGATCCTGAAGTGGATGCAAAA GTGAGAAAAGTTGATGCTCCAAAGGATCAGATGGACAAAGAATGGGATGAATTTCAAAAGGCAATGCGACAGGTCAACACA ATTTCAGAAGCAATAGTGGCAGAAGATGATGAGGAGGGACGACTAGATCGCCAGATTGGAGAAATTGATGAGCAGAT CGAATGCTACCGCCGTGTCGAGCTTTTGCGGAACCGCCAGGATGAGATGAAGGAGAAGTTAAAGGAAGCCATGAGATTAAGAGCAGCacaagagaaagaggaggaggatgctggtagtgaagatgaagaagaaCTGCAGGATTTGCTGTCACAAGACTGGCGGGTGAAAGGGGCTTTGTTGTAG